The genomic window AACATATTCCAAAAGATTCCCAAAACAATATGTGGGATATAATAAAGTGATGGCCTATTCATAATGTCAAAACAAATGTTCAAAATCACATCCTTGTGACAAAAACAACATTTGATTGCCTTTCTAGTTGTCACTCGTAAACTATTCTTTTTTAGAAGGCCAACGCTAGGTGTCAATCGGTTGATTTGAATGTTTAGCCTCGTTCTAGCCTCCCTCACATATCATTGTGCTTAAAAAGAGTTCTGTCCATGCACCAGCCTCCCTCCATCCATGCTCCAACCTCCCCGACGCCTCCTTCCAATGAAGGAGAGCATCATCAACTTTGCAACAACAAATAAAACAACGACAAACATGCAAACTTGTAGCAGCTATGACAGACCTTGCAATGATGTCATTGCAACAACGAAGATCGCCGTGCTGCACCTCTCCAACCATCACTGACTCGCATCGGTGCCTACTGACAACACTAGCACTGTCTGGCAGCCCTTGAAGCGCCAACATGACTGGCTCGCAACACCTTTGATAGTCACTCGGAATAAGAGATCTTTGGCGCAACTCCCTTGTAGCACACGTCGTCCTGCTCATCACAGATCGAGGACTGCTCACAAACAGGTAGAGATGTtgtccaccatccccttgcaacaTCCGTCGACTCACTCGTAGCACCACGGTGGATGCTCACAACATCGAGAGATGTTGAAAGTGGCCACCTTATAACAATGGTTAGCCCGCTCGCAGCTGCGAGAGCCCTGGCAGCCACCCGTTGCAGCACCTGCTGTCCAATCACGTAGCACCTCCGATGGCTGCTCTCAGCGAGGATCTCGACAAAGGAATAGATAAGGAGATGGGAGAAGTTTGGGGTGCGATGCATGGCAATAAGTTGGGGCATGCTGTGGGGGCGAGCTTCAAGATTGGCATAGAGAATACGATGGCTATTGCAACCTTCAACTTGCAACAATAATGTAACAACCCGTGCGGTGCAGACTTATAGTGTGGTGGGGTTTGGAAGTTGCTGGTGGAAGAGATACTGGGAGAAAGGGGAGCAGATGGGATGAGGGGTCCGTGAAAGATGGTGGGTGCAAGAAGCTTGGGGAGACGAGGTAGAGTGTGTGGGTGCGGGACTACGGACGCGTGGCACGCGAGTAAGGCGGCTAAAGCGTGCATTGGACACAAACTGTCTAATTATAATACTTTCCCTTTTAAAATGTTGGCTTCATGCTTATGGTATGTACCAATGGAAAAGAGTTGAACTTCCATTTTTTTACTTTACAAACTTTTGAGTAGAAACATTCATTATATTTATTTTTTAATGTTTTCTTGAAGCTGACAATTTAATTCGTGCCTAGCGAGAAAACAACCTCCTCAAGTTTGTCTGTCGGGGAAAACTAGATGGAGTTCCAGCGTAGATTCTATCAGCTCCTCAGGGCAACGAGGTTAGGGTTTTTTGTTGTGCATACTCGACGACCAGAtttggggtcagtttcttcagatCGATTTAAGGGTTCAATGACTACGACTGCAGCTCCAGGGCACTGGTCCTTTATCAGCACATCCATGAAGACTTCCCGACTTTCATCAATAAAGTAAGACCGACTCTAGTACGGGAGAGACAACATCGCTTTGACGGTTCGTGGCGGCGGCTGCGGTCATTCGGTGGTCTAGAGACCTTGAGGTAACTTATTATGTTTGATATGTTTTGTACTTCTATTGTACTACCTCCgttcctttttactccgcatataagatttgtgtcGATTCAAACTTTACAAACTTAGACCAAATTTctataaaaaaatatcaacatctacaatgccAAATAtacataatatgaaactacattccATAATGAATATAAAGATATTCCTTTCGCCTTGTAAATGTTGATAATTTTTCTATAAGTTTTTTTCCGATAAAGGTCGTTTCTATAAGTATGGTCaaaatagagatactttgactttcgATAAAAGTATATGTAGATTAAAAAAAACGGAGGGGATACCTTTATAATAGACTGGgtcctttttgaaagaaaaaaaacacattGATTCACCTACATTTGTGTCTTTAGATGGCTCTCGACAGTGTTCATAACTACGAAAACAACCCCCTGGTCCTTGCTGCCGGGAGTTGAGACAGTTTTCGGTTTTAAGACAAGAACATGCAACTTACTCATCAACGAACGATTAATTCAACAATCACCTGGCCTCTTATGAACGTTGGAAGAGGGACAGCAATTCAACAAGAGACCGGCTCAAGCATGGGCATGCCAACATAGAATCTAAAATCTAAATCTAAATACACACGTACCACGGCTATCAAATTTATGAGCACAATACGGGCGGCAGTACCAGCTACTACCAGTAGCGTACTGCTCCTATGTGGGAGCTGATGGCGATGTGCGTCTGGATTCCACCTACATTTGTTTGTGATTAGGTGCGGCCGACAGTGCTGATAACTACGAAAACCATCGCGCGTGGACCTTCCCGCAGCATGGAGCCGAGGCCGTTTCTCCAATAAACTAACACGCAACCGCAACTTATTCATCCACCACAAGTTCTCTGTGGAGATCTttgtttcctttcttttccttAGAAGAGAATGATTATCTGCGTGCTCCACTGTTGCTGACTCATTGTTCCGTTCTAGTGGAACTGGAGAGGTGTGTTTCCAGCTGTTTTTGGCCCCTCCGGGTCGTGTGATCGTCGCACTCTGCATTTTCCGGTTATTATTGTAGAACAGTAGTACTAACTAGTGGACAATTCGAGCCCCCCCAAAAGTCCCATAATTCCCCCTACCTACTCGCCACTTTGTTTTGCCGTTATACGGCACTCACAAAGCTGAATATCCCTAGAATACATTTGTTTATACGACAAGATAGATACTGTTGTACTGTACTCTTTTTTAATTGTTATATTGTATAATACTCGTATTTCTCAGCTATCTGATGAAGGATGCTCCCCTTAAATTCTCAGCCTTCACGGGGACACAACCGTGCACGCACCATGCCTACCTCCTCTGCTCcccgcctcttcctcctctgcttcttcgCTCTGCTCTCCCACTCCCACTTCTCCGCCGCTAGGCCGCACCACCTCCGCCTCTCGGCCGAGGACGTCGCCACGGTCGAGGCGGCGCTGCCGGCTCGCCAcctcgccaaggccaagaccacctTCTTCGAGGTCAACCGGCCGCTGCACCCGCCGCGGGGGAGCTCGGGGCCCTGCTCCACGCTCCTCCTCTCACAGTCCTTCGCGCTCACTCTCAACAAGCCGCCGGTCACCACCGCCTACTCGCCGCCCTCCTGCCTGAGCGGCGGGGGGGACGTCTCCCTCGCCGTCCTCGAGTGGCGCGCCGACTGCCACGGCGTGCAGTACGACCGCATCTTTGGCGTCTGGCTCGgcggggcggagctcctgcgcggcAGCACCGCCGAGCCGCGCCCGGGCGGCGTCACGTGGTCCGTGCACAAGGACGTCACCAAGTACGCGTCCCTCCTCGCGGCCGGCAACTCCACGCTCGCGGTCTACCTCGGCAACCTCATCGACGACACCTACAACGGCGTGTACTACGCGAACCTCACGCTTCACCTCTACTTCCGGCGCAAGGCCCAGCTGACGTCGGCGGACTCGTCGCCCGCTGATCTGATCGTCCCCGTCTCGAGAAGCCTGCCTCTCGACGATGGGCTCTGGTTCGTGGTCCAGAACAAGACCGACGTCGAGTCCACGCGCGTCGCCGTGCCGGCCAACGCTTACCGCGCGGTGCTCGAGGTCTACGTCTCGTCCCACTACTCGGACGAGTTCTGGTACATGAACACGCCGGACCAGAACGGGCCGTTCCGCGAGGTCACTGTCTTGCTCGACGGCGACGTCGTGGGTGCCGTGTGGCCGTTCCCGGTGATCTACGCCGGCGGCATCAACCCCCTCATCTGGCGCCCAATCACCAGCATTGGCTCGTTCAATCTGCCCACTTACGACATCGAGCTCACGCCGTTCTTGGGGAAGCTGCTGGACAGCAAGGAGCACGAGGTCGGGTTCGCGGTGACCAACGCGCAGAACTCGTGGTACGTGAACGGCAACCTCCACCTCTGGCTCGACCCCAAGGGCTCCACGACCACCGGCGGCCTCATCTCCTACGACGCGCCCAAGCTGTCGGGGAGCATCACCGCGCACTCCGTGGACGGCATCGACGGGGAGTACCAAGCGATGGCGAGCCGCAACATCTCGGCCACGGGGTGGGTAAGCTCGTCGCGCGGCAACATCACCACCACGTTCGCCCAGCGGCTCAGCTTCGCGAACTCGAACGTGGTGAGCAACAAGGGCAGCTCGCAGGTGATCAACCAGACCACCGATGCTCACGCCGACGTCGGCGGCGGGGCGTACGCGCAGCAGGTGCAGCAGAGCTTCCCGCTCTACATCTTCCagggcggcgacggcagcggcacCTCCTCGCAGCGGCTGAAGCGGCGCGTGGAGATCGGGTTCGTGGAGTCCCGCGCGGGCGCCGGCGGGGCGGGGACGAGCACGCTGCGGAACGAGCAggtggcggaggcggaggtggtgctCCGGGACGACCAGGTGGCCGGCGCGTCGTGGCGGATGCACCAGGTGTACAACTACGGCGCCAGCAACGGCGGCTGCTACTTGAGGAACGTGACCAGCGTCGGCTACGACGTGCTTTTCGACCATAATGTGGCGTCGTGCACCGGGACGCGCCGACGTTGACGCCTGTCGGCCGGCGCCCGCCTACGTGGCGCGCGCGCGTAGATGGGGGATAACGGCCAGGAAGGGACCTGGTGTAAACTGTAATGGGAACAGAAGTGGGCCCAAATAGTTTCGTACTACTATAGTCTTTGCGTTATGATGGGTCGTCTCGTGTCCTTAGCTCTAAATAAGAAAGGAGTGATGTGATGTAGTATATCAGTATATATATATGTAACCAAAATACAAAGGCGAACATGGTTATGCGCATTTAGGCCAAAACTCCTACGCGGCGTACAATATATCGGTTCGGATCAAAACGAATAGAAACATACGTCAACATAGAGAGCGGCTATCCTACGCGGTACAATTTGGTTTGGGGGTCTGTTCGGATCAACATAGGGAGCGGCTATCCTACGTGGTACAATTTGGTTTGGGGGTCTGTTCGGATCAAAACGAATAGAAACATACGCCAACATAGGGAGCTGTTCGGATCAAAACGAATAGAAACATACGCCAACATAGGGAGCGGCTATCCTACGCGGTACAATTTGGTTTGCGGGTCTGTTCGGATCAAAACAAATAGAAACATACGCCAA from Triticum aestivum cultivar Chinese Spring chromosome 3B, IWGSC CS RefSeq v2.1, whole genome shotgun sequence includes these protein-coding regions:
- the LOC123069257 gene encoding peptide-N4-(N-acetyl-beta-glucosaminyl)asparagine amidase A, which encodes MLPLNSQPSRGHNRARTMPTSSAPRLFLLCFFALLSHSHFSAARPHHLRLSAEDVATVEAALPARHLAKAKTTFFEVNRPLHPPRGSSGPCSTLLLSQSFALTLNKPPVTTAYSPPSCLSGGGDVSLAVLEWRADCHGVQYDRIFGVWLGGAELLRGSTAEPRPGGVTWSVHKDVTKYASLLAAGNSTLAVYLGNLIDDTYNGVYYANLTLHLYFRRKAQLTSADSSPADLIVPVSRSLPLDDGLWFVVQNKTDVESTRVAVPANAYRAVLEVYVSSHYSDEFWYMNTPDQNGPFREVTVLLDGDVVGAVWPFPVIYAGGINPLIWRPITSIGSFNLPTYDIELTPFLGKLLDSKEHEVGFAVTNAQNSWYVNGNLHLWLDPKGSTTTGGLISYDAPKLSGSITAHSVDGIDGEYQAMASRNISATGWVSSSRGNITTTFAQRLSFANSNVVSNKGSSQVINQTTDAHADVGGGAYAQQVQQSFPLYIFQGGDGSGTSSQRLKRRVEIGFVESRAGAGGAGTSTLRNEQVAEAEVVLRDDQVAGASWRMHQVYNYGASNGGCYLRNVTSVGYDVLFDHNVASCTGTRRR